Proteins encoded by one window of Oligoflexus sp.:
- a CDS encoding DEAD/DEAH box helicase has protein sequence MKKKRTNGPKRRHESPPIVLRNPSKPRPQADPIEDRISPQDRDEIKKAKQYTDSALQKWLREAEANARKPRKDMSHVPLIDQLDPWQREAFDALLNGEHVIVDAPTTAGKTRVVEAFFEINLDQPRFRAAYTTPVKSLSNDKLREFSETFGKENVGIATGDIKENLGAPIVVATLESYRNSLLGVEPDLGRTLVVFDEYHFMQDGSRGSAWEEAIILTPPTCQLLLLSASVDNAEQFCAWITAISGRRCRLIQTKERPVPLVDLIYFREQWLLVSEVADMLPKKSTVPARFPLEQSEIARRLKSIPGLGLTPCIIYAGRRASCENMANELCKQLEPISREESQLIRDLIEKDAEVEDPMKFIQVNLRRLLLVYGVGYHHSGMAPYARRAIENLVKNGHLRFCVATMGLSIGINFSVRATLISDYTRPGETGFTQYASSEVLQMLGRAGRRGKDVVGFSLWPSVAAWQKFGGTRRDRCESRLKNDPTTFLGLLGRGFKLRDVENFYEKSFLRFGDKSVRFALIRDQPLKKILGAESLPCGVSPASAFADFLDEKPEALCLGCPLRERCHAHIQKNMASSLAHLHIHLHRIGCIDHNEQLTRYGAIARYFPQSGGLLMAQLIDQGDITVSNLLAGLELMAALCLTRFKEPDIGRDYDFPFASEKVEERLEELYPLELFEELYDAPGQRRDTFVFREYNPLAGSVISDWARGMSWTELVRKTTDERFGQGDLMALIYRAATYLQSLSQARVPTLGSAAASLRDQLLREPLMPSSHRLVEEDDEEAEIPAITDGV, from the coding sequence TTGAAGAAAAAGCGCACAAACGGCCCCAAACGTCGCCATGAGAGTCCACCCATCGTTCTGCGGAATCCTTCGAAACCGCGTCCCCAGGCTGACCCCATCGAGGATCGCATCTCGCCGCAGGACCGGGACGAGATCAAAAAAGCGAAGCAGTATACGGACAGCGCGCTGCAGAAATGGTTGCGCGAGGCGGAGGCCAACGCCCGTAAACCGCGCAAGGACATGAGTCACGTTCCTTTGATCGATCAGCTCGATCCCTGGCAAAGGGAGGCTTTCGATGCGCTCCTGAACGGCGAGCACGTGATCGTCGATGCGCCCACCACGGCCGGGAAAACGCGCGTGGTTGAAGCTTTTTTTGAGATCAACCTCGACCAGCCGCGCTTTCGGGCCGCCTACACCACACCGGTAAAAAGCCTTTCGAACGATAAACTGCGTGAATTCAGCGAGACCTTCGGCAAGGAAAACGTCGGCATCGCGACCGGCGATATCAAGGAAAACCTGGGAGCCCCGATCGTCGTGGCCACCCTTGAGTCCTATCGCAATTCCCTCCTGGGCGTGGAGCCGGACCTCGGCCGCACGCTCGTGGTCTTCGACGAATATCATTTCATGCAGGACGGCAGCCGCGGCAGTGCGTGGGAAGAGGCCATTATCCTGACGCCTCCGACCTGTCAGCTGCTTTTGCTTTCAGCCAGCGTGGATAATGCGGAGCAGTTCTGTGCCTGGATCACCGCCATCAGCGGTCGCCGGTGCCGCCTGATTCAGACCAAGGAGCGGCCGGTTCCTCTGGTCGATCTGATTTATTTTCGCGAGCAGTGGCTGCTGGTCTCGGAAGTCGCGGACATGCTTCCCAAGAAATCGACGGTGCCGGCGCGGTTTCCCCTGGAACAAAGCGAGATCGCCCGCCGTTTGAAATCCATTCCCGGACTTGGCCTGACGCCTTGCATCATTTATGCGGGACGTCGTGCATCGTGCGAGAACATGGCCAATGAACTCTGCAAGCAGCTCGAACCCATTTCGCGCGAGGAATCCCAGCTCATTCGCGATTTGATCGAGAAGGATGCGGAAGTCGAAGATCCGATGAAGTTCATCCAGGTGAATCTGCGGCGCCTTCTGCTCGTCTATGGCGTCGGCTATCATCATTCCGGGATGGCGCCGTATGCGCGCCGGGCTATCGAAAACCTTGTCAAAAACGGTCATCTCCGCTTCTGCGTGGCCACCATGGGGCTCAGCATCGGCATTAACTTTTCCGTGCGCGCGACGCTGATCAGCGATTACACGCGCCCCGGGGAAACCGGCTTCACGCAGTACGCCTCGTCCGAAGTTCTGCAGATGCTCGGCCGCGCCGGACGTCGCGGGAAGGACGTGGTGGGTTTCAGCCTCTGGCCTTCCGTGGCAGCCTGGCAAAAATTCGGCGGCACGCGTCGTGATCGCTGTGAATCGCGTTTGAAAAATGATCCGACCACTTTTCTTGGACTATTGGGTCGAGGCTTCAAACTTCGCGATGTGGAAAATTTTTATGAAAAAAGTTTTCTGCGCTTCGGTGATAAATCGGTTCGCTTTGCTTTGATCCGGGATCAGCCCTTGAAAAAGATTCTGGGTGCAGAGTCCTTGCCCTGTGGGGTTTCTCCGGCCTCGGCCTTCGCTGATTTCCTGGACGAGAAACCCGAGGCTCTGTGCCTCGGCTGTCCACTTCGCGAACGCTGCCATGCGCATATCCAAAAGAATATGGCGAGCAGCCTCGCGCATCTTCACATCCATTTGCATCGCATCGGCTGCATCGATCATAACGAGCAGCTCACGCGTTACGGGGCCATAGCCCGTTACTTCCCGCAGTCGGGCGGCCTGCTCATGGCGCAGCTTATCGACCAGGGCGATATCACCGTCAGCAATCTGCTGGCCGGTCTTGAATTGATGGCAGCCCTCTGCCTCACGCGTTTCAAGGAACCGGATATCGGCCGTGACTATGACTTTCCTTTCGCCTCAGAAAAAGTCGAGGAACGCCTGGAGGAACTTTATCCGCTCGAACTCTTCGAGGAACTCTATGATGCACCGGGACAGCGTCGGGACACCTTCGTCTTCCGTGAATATAATCCACTGGCCGGATCGGTGATCAGCGACTGGGCGCGCGGCATGAGCTGGACCGAGCTGGTGCGCAAGACTACGGATGAACGTTTCGGCCAAGGCGACCTTATGGCTTTGATCTATCGCGCTGCGACCTATCTTCAGTCGCTATCCCAGGCGCGCGTGCCCACACTTGGCTCGGCCGCCGCGTCCCTCCGTGATCAGCTTCTGCGTGAACCTCTGATGCCCTCGTCACATAGGCTCGTTGAAGAGGATGATGAGGAAGCCGAGATACCCGCCATTACTGATGGCGTCTGA
- the traF gene encoding conjugal transfer protein TraF — protein MIPSRLFRAVCVLALTGGSAPLLAENLEFHRVYRSPYYLGRGDTGVATADYQEAIFYNPAGLAQGKGLYKETVLVSPSFQISTKTKDLVRQVLVQEDNDPDTLRGYLGRNLHLGFSNFTGVVFRRAAVGILVSSDTNVMLAKSPEERGLETLHADTVANRVAVFSAAEGFFNQKLLIGATAKYIMRNEATLDVSALDSSNISEQLSANDVEVSRNGIGLDLGVMYDMDRIPWRFGLHVENVGSTKLSAGESGVSSKRLPQIVTFGTAYDLTTKMSSLVLQADFRDVGGAVEKDVFKRLHIGSELQFARVFGFMGGLNQGYPTVGLFLNLYVVRFDVGAYTEEVGSTAGIRPDQRLFFRLKAGF, from the coding sequence ATGATTCCATCAAGGCTTTTCCGGGCTGTGTGTGTACTGGCTTTAACGGGCGGTAGTGCACCTCTGCTTGCCGAGAATCTGGAATTCCATCGCGTCTATCGCAGCCCCTATTACTTAGGGCGTGGCGATACAGGTGTTGCGACCGCGGACTATCAGGAAGCCATCTTCTATAACCCCGCGGGTCTGGCTCAAGGGAAAGGTCTCTACAAAGAAACAGTCCTCGTCTCACCAAGTTTTCAGATCTCTACCAAAACCAAGGATCTCGTTCGCCAGGTTCTGGTGCAGGAGGATAATGATCCCGACACTCTGCGCGGCTATCTGGGACGGAACCTCCATCTCGGTTTCAGTAACTTCACAGGTGTCGTCTTCCGTCGCGCTGCAGTCGGTATCCTGGTGTCGTCGGATACGAACGTAATGCTGGCCAAATCTCCTGAGGAACGGGGACTGGAAACCCTGCATGCGGATACTGTGGCCAATCGCGTCGCCGTCTTCAGTGCCGCGGAAGGCTTTTTCAATCAAAAGCTTTTGATCGGTGCGACTGCGAAATACATCATGCGCAATGAGGCGACGCTGGATGTCAGCGCGCTGGATTCCAGCAATATTTCGGAGCAGCTGAGCGCGAATGATGTGGAAGTTTCCCGAAACGGCATCGGGCTCGACCTGGGTGTCATGTATGATATGGACAGGATCCCTTGGCGCTTTGGTCTTCATGTCGAGAACGTCGGCAGCACCAAACTCTCCGCCGGAGAATCAGGCGTCAGCAGCAAGCGCCTGCCGCAGATTGTGACCTTCGGGACCGCGTATGACCTGACCACCAAAATGAGTTCCCTCGTTCTTCAGGCCGACTTCCGCGATGTCGGAGGAGCGGTGGAAAAGGATGTCTTTAAGCGTCTGCATATAGGCAGTGAACTGCAATTCGCCCGTGTGTTCGGTTTCATGGGCGGTCTGAATCAGGGTTATCCCACAGTCGGTCTGTTCCTGAATCTTTATGTCGTGCGTTTTGATGTCGGCGCCTATACGGAAGAGGTGGGGAGCACCGCCGGCATAAGACCGGATCAAAGGCTTTTTTTCCGGCTTAAGGCCGGGTTTTAA
- a CDS encoding methylated-DNA--[protein]-cysteine S-methyltransferase, whose protein sequence is MRHYCYFTTTIGACGLLWNESALERLQLPEKTRADLEKRLTDQMNPCTEVELAAAPPWVQKAAVSIQRLLQHGNADLASIPIDVSHMPPFFQKVYAVTRTIPPGQTTSYGALAERVGSPGAARAVGQAMGRNPLPLIIPCHRVLAAGGKAGGFSAFGGLVTKQQLLAIESSASLDPAQAVDYLKTRDPVLGQLMERVGPCRLQPKHGTSVFAALAEAIVYQQLHGKAAATIFARFRGLYPEGAFPTPAEVLRTPEESLRAAGLSRSKMLSLLDLADHIQRGALPEMAELAQMSDEAVIEALTQVRGIGPWTAEMLLIFDLGRLDILPVTDYGVRKGFALTFRKRDLPSAETLIRHGERWKPFRSLASWYLWRAVDLEKLASE, encoded by the coding sequence ATGCGCCATTACTGTTATTTCACCACCACCATCGGGGCTTGCGGATTACTCTGGAATGAAAGTGCCCTTGAGCGTCTGCAGCTGCCGGAAAAAACCCGGGCCGATTTAGAGAAACGCCTGACCGATCAGATGAATCCCTGCACCGAGGTCGAGCTCGCGGCCGCGCCCCCCTGGGTGCAAAAGGCCGCCGTCAGCATCCAAAGACTCTTGCAGCATGGGAACGCCGACCTCGCTTCGATTCCGATTGATGTCAGTCACATGCCACCTTTTTTTCAGAAGGTTTATGCTGTGACGCGCACGATTCCGCCCGGTCAGACCACAAGTTATGGTGCGCTCGCCGAACGTGTCGGTTCACCAGGAGCCGCGCGTGCCGTAGGCCAGGCCATGGGACGTAATCCCTTGCCCCTGATCATTCCCTGTCATCGCGTGCTGGCCGCCGGTGGGAAAGCCGGGGGTTTTTCTGCATTCGGCGGCCTAGTCACCAAACAGCAGCTTTTAGCGATTGAAAGCAGCGCGTCCCTCGATCCTGCTCAGGCCGTTGATTATCTGAAAACCAGGGATCCTGTCCTGGGTCAACTGATGGAACGCGTGGGCCCCTGCCGTCTGCAGCCCAAGCACGGAACCTCGGTTTTTGCAGCCCTCGCGGAAGCCATCGTGTACCAGCAGCTTCATGGCAAGGCCGCGGCCACCATCTTTGCCCGCTTTCGCGGTCTTTACCCGGAAGGGGCCTTCCCCACACCCGCGGAAGTTCTGCGAACGCCTGAAGAGAGCCTGCGCGCGGCCGGTCTTTCCCGATCCAAAATGCTTTCGCTCCTGGATCTGGCCGATCACATTCAAAGGGGAGCCCTGCCGGAAATGGCGGAACTGGCTCAGATGAGCGACGAGGCCGTCATCGAAGCCCTAACCCAGGTGCGCGGCATCGGACCCTGGACCGCAGAAATGCTGCTGATCTTTGACCTGGGTCGACTTGATATTTTGCCGGTCACTGACTATGGTGTGCGGAAAGGCTTCGCTCTGACCTTCCGCAAACGGGATCTGCCCTCCGCGGAAACACTGATACGTCATGGCGAACGTTGGAAACCCTTCCGCTCCCTGGCCTCCTGGTATCTCTGGCGGGCCGTGGATCTGGAAAAACTGGCAAGTGAGTGA
- a CDS encoding DUF924 family protein: MPTFAEPLIQSIHELWFGELDAAGRAQPDKVKQWFGKDPAFDALIRKHYLEYVDPAFMGAFDRWPKTDEGLVALTILLDQFPRNMFRDTARAFAYDKKGMATSFLVFQEDRYLKMQPLYAYFCLMPTMHAEFRDVQEMGLNAFTRLLEAVPDVHKEMIDKAQRYAKAHRDIIDRFGRFPHRNKILGRESTPEELAFLKEPGSSF, translated from the coding sequence ATGCCCACGTTTGCAGAACCTCTGATTCAATCCATCCACGAACTTTGGTTTGGTGAACTCGATGCCGCAGGTCGGGCCCAGCCTGATAAAGTCAAACAATGGTTCGGCAAGGACCCGGCATTCGATGCTCTGATTCGCAAGCATTATCTGGAATACGTGGACCCTGCGTTCATGGGCGCCTTCGATCGCTGGCCGAAAACGGATGAAGGCCTCGTGGCGTTGACGATACTCCTGGATCAGTTTCCGCGGAATATGTTCCGCGATACCGCCCGCGCTTTCGCCTACGATAAAAAGGGTATGGCGACATCCTTCCTCGTGTTCCAGGAGGATCGCTACCTTAAAATGCAGCCGCTTTATGCTTATTTCTGTTTGATGCCGACCATGCATGCGGAATTTCGCGATGTGCAGGAGATGGGGCTCAATGCCTTCACAAGGCTTCTGGAAGCCGTTCCGGATGTTCATAAGGAAATGATAGACAAGGCCCAGCGCTACGCCAAGGCCCATCGCGATATCATCGACCGCTTCGGTCGCTTTCCGCATCGGAATAAGATTCTCGGTCGTGAGTCCACACCCGAGGAGCTGGCGTTCTTGAAGGAGCCGGGCTCAAGCTTTTGA
- the gap gene encoding type I glyceraldehyde-3-phosphate dehydrogenase — MTVRIGINGFGRIGRVVARAALKRKDFEIVHINDLTDTKTLAHLFKYDSVHGTLDATVEAVADGIVVNGKKITVSAVKDPREIPWGDKKAELVFESTGRFRDRKDAELHLKAGAKKVLISAPAKGEDLTVVYGVNHEKLKPEMTVVSNGSCTTNCLAPVAKVLNEAFGIEFGQMTTVHSYTNDQQLLDLPHSDLRRARAAALNMIPTSTGAATAIGLVLPELKGKLDGISIRVPTANVSVVDLNVMVSKSTTKEEVNRVLREAAQGPLKGILNYTEELLVSSDFNGSAYSSSIDADSTMVMNGRMIKVLAWYDNETGFSNRMLDVAALMSK; from the coding sequence ATGACGGTAAGAATCGGCATCAACGGTTTCGGTCGTATTGGTCGCGTGGTCGCGCGTGCAGCGCTCAAACGCAAAGACTTTGAAATCGTCCATATCAATGACCTGACGGATACGAAGACGCTTGCGCATCTTTTCAAATATGATTCGGTGCACGGAACGCTGGACGCCACCGTGGAAGCAGTGGCTGATGGTATCGTCGTAAACGGCAAGAAAATCACCGTTTCCGCAGTGAAAGACCCTCGGGAAATTCCCTGGGGCGATAAGAAAGCAGAGCTCGTTTTTGAATCGACAGGCCGCTTCCGCGATCGTAAAGACGCTGAATTGCACCTGAAAGCCGGCGCGAAAAAAGTTCTGATTTCCGCGCCTGCCAAAGGCGAAGACCTGACCGTGGTTTACGGCGTGAACCATGAAAAACTTAAGCCTGAAATGACTGTCGTTTCGAACGGCAGCTGTACCACGAACTGCCTGGCTCCCGTGGCCAAAGTTCTGAACGAAGCCTTCGGCATCGAGTTCGGTCAAATGACCACGGTACATAGTTACACCAACGATCAGCAGCTGCTGGACCTTCCGCACTCTGATCTGCGTCGCGCTCGCGCAGCAGCCCTGAATATGATCCCCACCTCGACGGGTGCGGCGACTGCGATCGGCCTCGTTCTGCCTGAATTGAAAGGCAAACTCGACGGTATTTCGATCCGCGTTCCCACCGCCAACGTCTCGGTTGTGGACCTGAACGTCATGGTCAGCAAGTCCACGACCAAAGAGGAAGTGAACCGCGTCCTTCGTGAGGCAGCTCAAGGTCCCCTCAAAGGAATTTTGAACTACACCGAAGAACTTCTGGTATCATCCGACTTCAACGGTTCGGCCTACTCGAGCTCGATCGATGCGGATAGCACCATGGTTATGAACGGCCGCATGATTAAAGTCTTGGCCTGGTATGACAATGAGACTGGCTTCAGCAATCGTATGCTGGACGTCGCCGCTCTGATGAGCAAGTAA